Proteins found in one Streptomyces sp. CB09001 genomic segment:
- a CDS encoding class I SAM-dependent methyltransferase → MFSPEGPTLRELAVQALSSVERGYDLLAPKFDHTPYRTPDRVLDAVARALEPLGPFTAGLDLCCGTGAGVDVLARVCRQDVTGLDFSAGMLGVARRRTLPPGPAVSWVRADARALPFGPAFDLVVSFGAFGHFLPRELPGLFGQVRSVLRPDGCFAFPVVAPPRPGSPGYWTLLGFDTAMRVRNALWRPPFVMYYRTFRLGDVGRELSRAGFRADLHALPEFGHRPDGSPRVRLVVARRLP, encoded by the coding sequence ATGTTCAGCCCCGAAGGCCCCACCCTGCGCGAACTCGCCGTCCAGGCACTGTCCTCGGTCGAGCGCGGCTACGACCTGCTCGCCCCGAAATTCGACCACACCCCGTACCGGACGCCGGACCGGGTGCTGGACGCCGTGGCCCGCGCGCTGGAGCCGCTGGGACCCTTCACCGCCGGACTCGACCTCTGCTGCGGCACCGGCGCGGGCGTGGACGTGCTCGCCCGGGTGTGCCGACAGGACGTGACCGGGCTGGACTTCAGCGCGGGAATGCTGGGCGTCGCGCGGCGGCGCACCCTGCCGCCGGGCCCGGCCGTCTCCTGGGTGCGTGCGGACGCCCGCGCCCTGCCCTTCGGCCCCGCCTTCGACCTCGTGGTGAGCTTCGGGGCGTTCGGCCACTTCCTGCCCCGCGAACTGCCGGGCCTGTTCGGCCAGGTGCGCTCCGTGCTCCGGCCGGACGGCTGCTTCGCCTTCCCCGTCGTCGCCCCGCCCCGGCCCGGCTCCCCGGGGTACTGGACGCTGCTCGGCTTCGACACGGCGATGCGGGTGCGCAACGCGCTGTGGCGGCCGCCGTTCGTCATGTACTACCGGACGTTCCGGCTCGGGGACGTGGGCCGCGAGCTGTCGCGGGCCGGCTTCCGGGCGGACCTGCACGCCCTGCCGGAGTTCGGACACCGCCCCGACGGCAGTCCGCGGGTCCGGCTCGTGGTGGCCCGGCGGCTCCCGTAG
- a CDS encoding MarR family winged helix-turn-helix transcriptional regulator, with translation MTAAETPDETTVVPGGCPADAAVETIQREMTVFARRARASAGRMHPELSLVSYTLLGHLEERDGRRATDLAAHYALDKSTVSRQVSALERAGLIERRVDPDDHRVQVLHLTASGRRVLDRVTERRRAAFRERLADWPEEELLRFAAYLERYNAWPDAAPEQERDRAAPPDTYGWTGTH, from the coding sequence GTGACGGCTGCCGAGACACCGGACGAGACGACCGTCGTTCCCGGCGGATGCCCCGCGGACGCGGCCGTGGAGACCATCCAGCGCGAGATGACGGTCTTCGCCCGCCGGGCCCGCGCCTCGGCGGGACGCATGCACCCGGAGCTGTCACTGGTGTCCTACACGTTGCTCGGGCATCTGGAGGAGCGGGACGGCCGCCGGGCCACGGATCTGGCCGCCCACTACGCCCTGGACAAGTCCACCGTCAGCCGCCAGGTGTCCGCCCTGGAGCGCGCCGGACTGATCGAGCGGCGCGTCGACCCGGACGACCACCGCGTCCAGGTGCTGCATCTGACCGCGTCCGGACGGCGCGTCCTGGACCGGGTCACCGAGCGCCGGCGGGCCGCCTTCCGGGAGCGGCTCGCCGACTGGCCCGAGGAGGAGCTGCTCCGCTTCGCCGCGTATCTGGAGCGGTACAACGCGTGGCCGGATGCGGCCCCGGAGCAGGAGCGGGACCGGGCAGCGCCGCCGGACACGTACGGTTGGACGGGTACGCACTGA
- a CDS encoding PadR family transcriptional regulator yields MSLKYAVLAALLEGEASGYELSKVFDVSLANFWPATPQQLYRELERLAGDGLIEARTVPQERRPTKRLFSLTEAGREQLGAFAAAPTRRPTAIRDEFLIKMQAMDGVDPDAVRALVEERRAWALGKLARYERVRERLLDGRTEEEHLRDADRVGPYLTLAAGITFERENARWCERVLAVLDERRAPAGPAGQALG; encoded by the coding sequence ATGTCTCTCAAGTACGCCGTCCTGGCCGCCCTGCTCGAGGGCGAGGCCTCGGGCTACGAGCTGTCCAAGGTGTTCGACGTGTCGCTCGCCAACTTCTGGCCCGCCACGCCGCAGCAGCTCTACCGGGAGCTGGAGCGCCTGGCGGGCGACGGACTCATCGAGGCCCGGACCGTGCCGCAGGAACGCAGGCCCACCAAGCGGCTGTTCTCGCTCACCGAGGCGGGCCGGGAGCAGCTCGGCGCGTTCGCCGCCGCGCCGACCCGGCGGCCCACCGCCATCCGCGACGAGTTCCTGATCAAGATGCAGGCCATGGACGGTGTCGACCCGGACGCGGTCCGCGCGCTGGTCGAGGAGCGCAGGGCCTGGGCGCTGGGCAAACTCGCCCGCTACGAGCGGGTGCGGGAACGCCTCCTGGACGGCCGCACCGAGGAGGAACACCTGCGGGACGCCGACCGCGTCGGGCCCTACCTCACCCTGGCCGCCGGCATCACCTTCGAGCGGGAGAACGCCCGCTGGTGCGAGCGCGTACTCGCCGTGCTCGACGAGCGACGCGCTCCCGCGGGGCCCGCCGGACAGGCCCTGGGCTGA
- a CDS encoding SpoIIE family protein phosphatase yields the protein MAAAGSAGFEGEPSPRGPVRPSGLLDLLNVASIVLDAEGRIVLWSPQAEELFGWSAPEALGQYAARIMVDERHLDLVVKLFGDVMKTGRSWAGAFPVRHKDGGTRLVEFRNMRLLDDHGDVYALGLAADQSMVRRLERDVALSTRVIMQSPIGLAVLDTELRYVSVNPALERLNGIPAEDHLGRTIRELLPQVDADPLEAAARGVLETGRPVVDQPATGRTPADPDEEHAWSVSLYRLEDALGAVLGVAVSVVDVTEQYRTAAEAEGARRRLAAVADASARIGTTLRLDRTAYELADVAVPGLADVAAVDLLDAVVGGRRSTLGPAEPAVIRALAVRADDGARDSLRAADPPGGVARYGPDRLVTECVRTARPVMVARVTREDLGRIARSPEAAELLRGAGVHSYLAVPLIARGEVLGALELKRISNPLPFDEDDLLLARELAARAALQIDNARWYQNARDTALTLQRSLLPSHPPVTGGLEVASRYQPAGGTSEVGGDWFDVIELAGGRTALVVGDVMGSGIAAAASMGRLRTATNTLAALELDPAQLLGHLERTTAGLDQAIATCLYAVHDPHRRRCLIANAGHLPPVRLRAGRPPELLDLPTGVPLGVGGVAFSTTEVGLEPGDRLVFYTDGLVETRRHPLDERLDALLALLEGPDRPLEEVCDLLLRTLHEPENSDDVALLIARATPPARRGGETLSP from the coding sequence ATGGCTGCAGCGGGGTCTGCCGGGTTCGAGGGCGAGCCGTCGCCGCGCGGACCGGTGCGGCCCAGTGGGCTGCTCGACCTGCTGAACGTCGCCTCGATCGTGCTGGACGCCGAGGGCCGGATCGTCCTGTGGAGCCCGCAGGCCGAGGAGCTGTTCGGCTGGTCCGCACCGGAGGCGCTGGGGCAGTACGCCGCCCGCATCATGGTCGACGAACGCCATCTCGACCTGGTCGTGAAGCTGTTCGGGGACGTCATGAAGACCGGCCGGAGCTGGGCGGGCGCCTTCCCCGTCCGGCACAAGGACGGCGGCACCCGGCTGGTGGAGTTCCGCAACATGCGGCTGCTCGACGACCACGGGGACGTCTACGCCCTGGGGCTCGCGGCCGACCAGTCGATGGTCCGCCGGCTGGAGCGGGACGTGGCCCTGTCCACGAGGGTGATCATGCAGTCCCCGATCGGGCTGGCCGTCCTGGACACCGAGCTGCGGTACGTCTCGGTCAACCCGGCCCTGGAGCGGCTCAACGGCATCCCCGCCGAGGACCACCTCGGCCGGACGATCCGTGAGCTGCTGCCGCAGGTGGACGCCGACCCGCTGGAGGCGGCGGCGCGCGGGGTGCTGGAGACCGGACGTCCGGTCGTCGACCAGCCCGCGACCGGGCGGACTCCCGCCGATCCGGACGAGGAGCACGCCTGGTCGGTGTCGCTGTACCGGCTGGAGGACGCCCTGGGGGCCGTGCTGGGCGTGGCCGTCTCGGTCGTCGACGTGACCGAGCAGTACCGGACGGCCGCCGAGGCCGAGGGCGCGCGGCGCAGGCTCGCCGCCGTGGCGGACGCCTCCGCCCGGATCGGCACCACGCTGCGGCTGGACCGCACCGCGTACGAGCTGGCCGACGTGGCCGTTCCCGGCCTCGCGGACGTCGCCGCCGTGGATCTGCTGGACGCCGTGGTGGGGGGCCGGCGCAGCACCCTGGGTCCGGCCGAACCGGCGGTGATCAGGGCGCTGGCCGTTCGCGCGGACGACGGGGCGCGGGACTCCCTGCGGGCCGCCGATCCGCCCGGCGGCGTCGCCCGCTACGGACCGGACCGCCTGGTCACCGAGTGCGTGCGCACCGCCCGGCCGGTGATGGTGGCCCGGGTGACGCGGGAGGACCTGGGACGCATCGCCCGCTCGCCGGAGGCGGCCGAGCTGCTGCGCGGGGCGGGCGTCCACTCGTACCTGGCCGTGCCGCTGATCGCGCGGGGCGAGGTGCTCGGCGCCCTGGAGCTGAAGCGGATCTCCAACCCCCTGCCGTTCGACGAGGACGACCTGCTGCTGGCCCGGGAGCTGGCCGCGCGGGCGGCGCTGCAGATCGACAACGCCCGCTGGTACCAGAACGCCCGCGACACCGCCCTCACCCTGCAGCGCAGCCTGCTGCCGAGCCATCCGCCGGTGACGGGCGGTCTCGAGGTCGCCTCCCGCTACCAGCCGGCCGGGGGCACCAGCGAGGTCGGCGGCGACTGGTTCGACGTGATCGAGCTGGCGGGCGGCCGGACCGCGCTCGTGGTGGGCGACGTGATGGGCAGCGGGATCGCGGCGGCGGCCTCCATGGGGCGGCTGCGCACCGCGACGAACACGCTGGCCGCCCTGGAGCTGGACCCCGCGCAGTTGCTCGGGCACCTGGAGCGGACCACGGCGGGCCTGGACCAGGCCATCGCCACCTGCCTGTACGCCGTCCACGATCCGCACCGGCGCCGGTGCCTGATCGCCAACGCCGGGCACCTGCCCCCGGTCCGTCTGCGGGCCGGCCGGCCGCCCGAGCTGCTCGACCTGCCCACCGGGGTGCCGCTCGGGGTGGGCGGCGTCGCCTTCTCCACCACCGAGGTCGGCCTGGAACCGGGCGACCGGCTGGTCTTCTACACCGACGGCCTGGTCGAGACGCGCAGGCATCCGCTGGACGAGCGGCTGGACGCGCTCCTCGCCCTGCTGGAGGGTCCGGACCGCCCGCTGGAGGAGGTCTGCGACCTGCTGCTGCGCACCCTGCACGAGCCGGAGAACTCCGACGACGTGGCCCTGCTGATCGCCCGGGCCACACCACCGGCGCGGCGCGGCGGCGAGACGCTCAGTCCCTGA
- a CDS encoding acetylxylan esterase translates to MALFDLPLDELHAYRSASAEPEDFDAFWSKTLAEAREHDLDARFEPVDTGLSTVRVYDVTFAGFGGHPVKGWLILPAAAAEPLPLVVEFVGYGGGRGLPHEHLLWASTGRAHFVMDTRGQGSAWGGGGGTADPVGGTPAYPGFMTRGLDAPENYYYRRVFTDAVRAVEAARSHPLTDPARTVALGASQGGGITIAVGGLVPDLVAVAPDVPFLCDFPRATTLTDRHPYREVGLYLKTHRGRTGDALRTLSYFDGVHFAARGRAPALFSAALEDQTCPPSTVFAAFNAWTHEDRTIEVYDFNDHEGGGPYQEAAKLRWLSRHA, encoded by the coding sequence ATGGCCCTGTTCGACCTTCCGCTCGACGAGCTCCACGCCTACCGCAGCGCGTCGGCCGAACCCGAGGACTTCGACGCGTTCTGGAGCAAGACGCTCGCCGAGGCCCGCGAGCACGATCTGGACGCCCGGTTCGAACCGGTCGACACGGGACTGTCCACGGTGCGGGTGTACGACGTGACGTTCGCCGGGTTCGGCGGCCACCCGGTGAAGGGCTGGCTGATCCTGCCGGCCGCGGCGGCCGAGCCGTTGCCGCTGGTCGTGGAGTTCGTCGGGTACGGCGGCGGGCGCGGGCTGCCGCACGAGCACCTGCTGTGGGCGTCCACCGGCCGGGCCCACTTCGTGATGGACACCCGGGGCCAGGGCAGCGCCTGGGGCGGCGGTGGCGGCACCGCGGACCCCGTCGGCGGCACGCCCGCGTACCCGGGGTTCATGACCCGCGGTCTGGACGCTCCGGAGAACTACTACTACCGCCGGGTCTTCACCGACGCCGTGCGCGCGGTCGAGGCGGCCCGTTCGCACCCGCTGACCGACCCGGCCCGTACGGTCGCGCTGGGCGCGAGCCAGGGCGGCGGCATCACGATCGCGGTGGGCGGCCTGGTGCCGGACCTGGTGGCCGTCGCGCCGGACGTGCCGTTCCTGTGCGACTTCCCGCGCGCGACCACGCTCACCGACCGGCACCCCTACCGTGAGGTCGGCCTGTACCTGAAGACCCACCGCGGCCGGACCGGGGACGCGCTGCGCACGCTGTCCTACTTCGACGGCGTGCACTTCGCGGCGCGGGGCCGGGCCCCGGCCCTGTTCTCGGCCGCCCTGGAGGACCAGACCTGCCCGCCCTCGACCGTTTTCGCCGCGTTCAACGCCTGGACGCACGAGGACCGGACGATCGAGGTGTACGACTTCAACGATCACGAGGGCGGCGGGCCGTACCAGGAGGCCGCGAAGCTGCGCTGGCTGAGCCGCCACGCCTGA
- a CDS encoding winged helix-turn-helix domain-containing protein yields the protein MARTIPHDQQPPADPSPADATPPLYRRVADQLLGELRDGTVPPGERLPGERRLAEHFGVSRETVRQALDLLRRDGLLTTDRRGSHVALPGPPAGSPAPLVFPVGARAAEPRTGDRASVVWGAPPPEHAAALGLVPGRPTLVHHYTSAAAGGNGRRTAVTSFSAVALAEVEELARYRDRADGVACAQLRRAYDWMRRAGLTLHHRDTITLQPDAASVRVVRRVHDQYARPLEITDLLVDTRQDALVYEFTLPAAG from the coding sequence ATGGCCCGCACCATCCCGCACGACCAGCAGCCCCCCGCCGATCCGTCCCCCGCCGACGCAACGCCGCCCCTGTACCGACGGGTGGCGGACCAGCTGCTCGGCGAGTTGCGCGACGGGACCGTCCCCCCGGGTGAACGGCTGCCCGGCGAGCGCCGGCTGGCGGAGCACTTCGGAGTCAGCCGGGAGACCGTGCGGCAGGCGCTGGACCTGCTGCGCCGGGACGGTCTGCTCACCACCGACCGACGGGGCAGTCATGTCGCCCTGCCGGGGCCGCCGGCCGGAAGTCCGGCTCCCCTGGTCTTCCCGGTGGGCGCCCGGGCGGCGGAGCCGCGTACCGGCGACCGCGCCTCCGTCGTCTGGGGCGCCCCGCCGCCGGAGCACGCCGCGGCGCTGGGGCTGGTGCCCGGCCGGCCGACCCTGGTGCACCACTACACGTCGGCGGCGGCCGGGGGCAACGGCAGGCGGACGGCGGTGACATCGTTTTCCGCCGTGGCGCTCGCCGAGGTCGAGGAACTGGCCCGCTACCGCGACCGGGCCGACGGGGTCGCCTGCGCGCAGTTGCGGCGGGCCTACGACTGGATGCGCCGCGCGGGCCTGACGCTGCATCACCGGGACACCATCACGCTCCAGCCCGACGCCGCGTCGGTCCGGGTCGTGCGGCGGGTGCACGACCAGTACGCGCGCCCCCTGGAGATCACGGACCTGCTGGTGGACACCCGACAGGACGCCCTGGTCTACGAGTTCACCCTGCCGGCGGCCGGCTGA
- a CDS encoding ferredoxin reductase has translation MTAAGAFTPPTRFAVPGRIEVNGRVAGAWRTATLTEIRRETPRASTFRLAVPGWAGHLPGQHLMLRLTAQDGYRAQRHYSLASAPDESGHVELTLDRVPDGEVSGWFHTVARPGDEIEVRGPLSGFFAWPGDRPALLLGAGSGVVPLMSMVRHHRARGLTVPLRLLVSARGPEELIYAREFGAETTPVFTRTAPAGTPVGRLTSAHVAPLLAEPPAGGWEAYVCGSNAFAEHASRLLVAAGQPVDRIRIERFG, from the coding sequence ATGACGGCGGCGGGGGCCTTCACTCCCCCGACGCGGTTCGCCGTGCCCGGGCGCATCGAGGTGAACGGCCGGGTGGCCGGGGCGTGGCGGACGGCCACGCTCACCGAGATCCGCCGCGAGACGCCCCGCGCGTCGACCTTCCGCCTCGCGGTGCCCGGCTGGGCGGGCCACCTGCCCGGCCAGCACCTGATGCTGCGGCTCACCGCCCAGGACGGCTACCGCGCCCAGCGCCACTACTCGCTGGCGTCCGCCCCGGACGAGTCCGGGCACGTCGAGCTGACCCTGGACCGGGTGCCCGACGGGGAGGTGTCCGGCTGGTTCCACACGGTGGCCCGGCCCGGCGACGAGATCGAGGTGCGCGGCCCGCTCAGCGGCTTCTTCGCCTGGCCCGGTGACCGGCCCGCCCTGCTGCTCGGCGCCGGGTCCGGGGTCGTACCGCTGATGTCGATGGTGCGGCACCACCGGGCGCGGGGGCTCACCGTGCCGCTGCGGCTCCTCGTGTCCGCGCGCGGCCCCGAGGAGTTGATCTACGCCCGTGAGTTCGGCGCGGAGACGACGCCGGTGTTCACCCGCACCGCGCCCGCCGGGACGCCCGTGGGCCGGCTGACGTCCGCGCACGTGGCGCCGCTCCTCGCCGAGCCGCCCGCCGGTGGCTGGGAGGCCTACGTGTGCGGGTCGAACGCGTTCGCGGAGCACGCGTCGCGGCTGCTGGTGGCGGCCGGGCAGCCGGTGGACCGGATCCGGATCGAACGCTTCGGCTGA
- a CDS encoding sulfite oxidase-like oxidoreductase: MNTTRGFTGRPRAARPGLPPGQYDAGDDWPVLSAEVTPEIAPADWTFRVGGLVAEPRNWDLAQARLLPASGYAGDIHCVTGWSKFGVRFGGVSLDAFLDAAGPLPSATHAVAHAHTGYTANLPLADLTGGRAWVVWEYGGAPLAPEHGGPARLVVPHLYFWKSVKWIAGLELLDHDEPGFWEQNGYHARGNPWEEQRYSGD, from the coding sequence ATGAACACCACCCGAGGCTTCACCGGGCGTCCGCGCGCCGCCCGGCCGGGGCTGCCGCCCGGCCAGTACGACGCGGGCGACGACTGGCCCGTGCTGTCCGCCGAGGTCACGCCCGAGATCGCGCCCGCCGACTGGACCTTCCGCGTGGGCGGTCTGGTGGCCGAGCCCCGCAACTGGGACCTGGCGCAGGCCCGCCTGCTTCCGGCGTCCGGGTACGCGGGCGACATCCACTGCGTCACCGGCTGGTCGAAGTTCGGGGTGCGGTTCGGGGGCGTGTCGCTGGACGCCTTCCTGGACGCGGCGGGACCGCTGCCGTCGGCCACGCACGCCGTCGCCCACGCGCACACCGGCTACACCGCGAACCTGCCGCTCGCCGACCTCACCGGCGGACGGGCCTGGGTCGTGTGGGAGTACGGCGGAGCGCCGCTCGCCCCCGAGCACGGCGGTCCGGCACGGCTGGTGGTCCCGCACCTGTACTTCTGGAAGAGCGTGAAGTGGATCGCGGGGCTCGAGCTGCTCGACCACGACGAGCCGGGCTTCTGGGAGCAGAACGGCTACCACGCCCGCGGCAATCCCTGGGAGGAGCAGCGGTACTCCGGTGACTGA
- a CDS encoding nuclear transport factor 2 family protein, with amino-acid sequence MRAFRAAVEAHDMDAVEALLADDVVFSSPVVFKPYRGKAVTAAILRAVERVFEDFRYERVIGEADGRDHALLFAARVGDREISGCDFLRLDASGRIDELTVMVRPLSGAQALQTAMAAQFERIAEEAQETRTRSAG; translated from the coding sequence ATGCGGGCATTCCGCGCGGCGGTCGAGGCACACGACATGGACGCCGTCGAAGCACTGCTGGCCGACGACGTGGTCTTCTCCAGCCCCGTCGTCTTCAAGCCCTACCGGGGCAAGGCGGTCACGGCGGCGATCCTGCGCGCGGTCGAGCGCGTCTTCGAGGACTTCCGCTACGAGCGGGTCATCGGCGAGGCGGACGGCCGCGACCACGCCCTGCTCTTCGCGGCACGGGTGGGCGACCGCGAGATCAGCGGCTGCGACTTCCTGCGCCTGGACGCGTCGGGCCGCATCGACGAACTGACGGTGATGGTGCGTCCGCTCTCGGGCGCCCAGGCCCTGCAGACGGCCATGGCCGCGCAGTTCGAGCGGATCGCGGAGGAGGCGCAGGAGACTCGGACGCGTTCGGCGGGCTGA
- a CDS encoding putative protein N(5)-glutamine methyltransferase produces the protein MPPTLPASPTPASSSAVSALFSASLPSRDAVVAALRAAGCVFAEDEAALLLTTARTAAELTALVDRRVSGLPLELVLGWAEFRGLRIAVAPGVFVPRRRTEFLVSEALAHAPDATVVVDLCCGSGAVGEALAAALDRPEVHAADVDPAAVRCARGNLADAGGRVYAGDLFDALPDALRGRVDVLAANVPYVPTGEVALLPAEARDHEPLVALDGGTDGLDVLRRVAAAAPGWLAPGGCLLVETSERQAPDAVDAFTRAGLTTRLAVCEELYAHVVIGVRD, from the coding sequence ATGCCTCCCACTCTCCCCGCTTCGCCCACCCCGGCGTCCTCCTCCGCCGTCTCCGCTCTCTTCTCGGCGTCCCTCCCGTCGCGTGACGCCGTCGTGGCCGCGCTGCGCGCCGCCGGCTGCGTCTTCGCCGAGGACGAGGCCGCGCTCCTCCTGACCACCGCCCGCACCGCCGCCGAACTCACCGCACTGGTCGACCGCCGCGTCAGCGGCCTGCCCCTCGAACTCGTCCTGGGCTGGGCCGAGTTCCGCGGCCTGCGCATCGCGGTCGCCCCCGGTGTCTTCGTGCCCCGCCGCCGGACCGAGTTCCTGGTCTCCGAGGCCCTGGCCCACGCACCGGACGCGACCGTCGTCGTGGACCTGTGCTGCGGGTCCGGGGCCGTCGGAGAGGCGCTGGCGGCCGCCCTGGACCGGCCCGAGGTGCACGCCGCCGACGTCGATCCGGCCGCCGTGCGCTGCGCCCGCGGCAACCTCGCGGACGCGGGCGGCCGGGTGTACGCCGGTGACCTGTTCGACGCGCTGCCCGACGCGCTGCGCGGCCGGGTGGACGTCCTCGCGGCCAACGTGCCCTACGTGCCCACCGGCGAGGTCGCCCTGCTGCCCGCCGAGGCCCGCGACCACGAACCGCTGGTCGCCCTCGACGGCGGCACCGACGGCCTCGACGTGCTGCGCAGGGTCGCGGCCGCGGCGCCCGGCTGGCTCGCCCCGGGCGGCTGCCTGCTGGTCGAGACGAGCGAACGCCAGGCACCCGACGCCGTCGACGCCTTCACCCGGGCCGGTCTGACGACCCGCCTGGCGGTCTGCGAGGAGCTGTACGCCCATGTGGTGATCGGCGTCAGGGACTGA